Within Quercus lobata isolate SW786 chromosome 5, ValleyOak3.0 Primary Assembly, whole genome shotgun sequence, the genomic segment TGATTTCTTAGCAAATAGCTGATGCTTGACCAAGGTCTCCAAAACCAATCTAAGATGACCAAGATGATCAGACAAGGCTTTACTATACACCaatatatcataaaaaaaaaaaaaaaacaagaacaaactTCCTTAAAAAAGGCCTAAAAATGTCATTCATCAAGGACTGAAAAGTGGAAGGGGCATTAGTTAAGCCGAAGGGCATAACCAAAAATTCATAGTGGCCCTCATGTGTTCTAAAAGCTGTTTTAGGGatgtcttcttctttcactctGATTTGGTGGTATCTAGACCTCAGGTCCAACTTAGAAAACACACAAGCCTCCCCTAACTCATCCAACAACTCATCAATGACAGGAATAGGATACTTGTCCTTAATAGTGTCTTGATTCAAGGCCGTATAATCTATGCACATCCTCCAAGACCCATCAGCCTTCCTTACCAAAAGAACAGGTGAAGCAAATGGACTCCAACTATGCCTAATTGAACTAGTAGACAACAACTCTTGaactattttttcaatttcatttttctgaTAAAAGGGATACCTGTAGGGTCTCTGGCAAATGGCTTGAGCTCCTTCCCGAAGCTGAATTTGGTGCTCATGCCCTCGAATGGGAGGTAAACCCACAAGAGTAGCAAAAACTGACTCAAATTCCAACAATAGATCAGCAACCTGGGTAGGAAATTGGGTAGTCTGATCTGTAGAATTAGCAGTGGTATTACATGCAATCTGCAAGACCAGTCCTCTTTTCACAGGTTCCTTCAAGAACTGATTACCTTCTTGAATGTGAGACCCTGCTTTCCTTTAAACCATGTAAGAGCACAACCTTTTTTCCATGAGTGAAACACATAGTTAGTAGCTTGAAATCCCATTGAATGACCCCAAGAGTACTCAACCATTGAGTCCCTAATACGAGatcacaccccccccccccatagGCAATATATGTAACTGAACCACAAATTGGTGCCCTTGTAAACAAAGGGAAACTGCCTCACACAACCCTTGAGTCCTAAGCACCTCACCATTAGCTACCTTCACTTCCAAAACTTGTGAAGTGTCCACAAGAATGTGTAACTGAGAAAACAGTGAAGTATCAACAAAATTTTGTGTGCTACCTGAGtctatcaaaattaccaaagaTTTATGCATAATCCTCCCCATTACCCTCATGGTACCAGAAGTAGGAGTACCACTTAGAGCATAAAGGGTGATTCCAACTTCTTCAACACTACCCCTTGACCATTCAAGGAATAACCAGTAACAGAATTCTCACCTCCCTCTTCCAATTCAACAGTTCTTACCCCTGAACCATTATTTGGCACAAACTCCACACAATCCAAAAGAAACAACACAGCATTTTTGCACTTATGCCCAGGACCCCATTTCTCATCACAATTATAACATAAtccttttttcttcctctcttccatttGAGTAGGTGATATTCTTCTAATTGGTAGTTTATTAGACTTGTTATCTATTGAAGGAAGGGCTTTGGGTGGACCAAGAATTGAGGGCTTACCTTGATCCATTTGAACCTTGGAAGACTTCTTACAACTCCAATTGTACTCCTCTTGAATCTTGGATAATCCAAAGGACTCATTTAGTGATTGAGGATTGAGCATACGAATAGGGAGCCTTATCTCATCCTTCAAGCCATTGAGAAAACAACTCAACTTGTGTGCAGGGGATAACCCTTTGATCCTATTTGACAATACTTCAAATTGAGCTTTATACATTGCTACAGTAGCCATTTGCCTCAACCTGGTTAATATTTCCATAGGATCATCATATGCAATCGTGCCAAACCTCACTTGCATAGCTTGAACCAAGGACTCCCAATCACAGAACACACCTGTTTCTTCACTTTCTTGGAACCAAATTAGTGCTTCTCCCTCCATATGAAATGAAGCTAACATCAATTTCTCTCCAATGGGAGTATTATAGTACCTGAAGTACTGATTAGCCTTATACATCCAACTTGCAGGTTCTTCACCAGAAAATTTGGGAAATTCCAACCTCATGGGTCGAGACACATGCAACAATGAAGAATTAGGGCTTTGATTTTCCCCAATTCTTGGAGATTGAAAAGACCCACCTTGATCTAAAGAACTCAATTTCTGCAAGATTGTAGTCAACTGTTGACTCATTTCATTCAACGTGCGTGTATGAATTTCTTGTATGGTTCTCATCTCTTGTAACTCCTTTGTGTGATGATCAGTTGTACTCCGAAGGGAAGCAATAGCCTCGTTGGTTGCAGCAGAAGCACAAGTTTCTGCCATGGATGCCGAGGAAAgcttgctttgataccaattgcaAGGGTAGTGAACTGATGGTAAAGGACATTAAGGGTAGAAGTGATTGTGGGTAGCTGAGTTCGAGGATAGCTCTGCCTCCAGAATAGAAAGAATGAGGAATGAGAGAATAGAAATAGGAATTAGGTTGAATCAATGATAATTTGCTTGAATTCTTATTAATGACCAATCTGGCCTTTATACAAGAGTACAACTCTGTTTTTACTGCATAACTGCCCATGACTGCATAATTGCCCATGTTTTGTTCCCTAACCAACTGACCCTCTCAACCTAACTAACAACAGTTGCAAATCTTAGCCTAACTAATCACAATTACAATATTAACCACAGTTAAGCCCTAGTTAACAAGTACAGCCAACTAATACAACCATCTATTTGTACAACAACCAATACAACAGTTACAACAGTAGCATTATAAAGTGAtcctaacattatttttattttcagctTAACAATTACCtgttgtagggaatttaaccgaAATCCCAActtatgagaaacaaaaaaaaatagagaaaaaacacATGCCAAAAAGAGCAATCAAATGCagaagacaatatttacgtggttcggcaatttgcctacgtccacgaagttgcaaggatttcactattatcagggaaaaatataatacataGTGCGGCtacaatttttctctttataaaaACACAGCAACCGAACCTCCACTCCATGGACTAAGTCTCAGTAAATCTTCCATTAAAAACAACGCAATATTATTCGGGTTGAGTTAGGTCGTCGAACcagatcaaacaaaactaggctccacaaagcccaacattACCATATGATTAGTGGGTAATTTCCCTATATTCTACTCGATTTGAAGCATGATTTTTGCAAATAAACAGTCAAATTGTCATGTTTTATTTAAAGCTCAACTAGATTTggtaaatcattttaaaaaaattataaataaataaaataaataaaaaggcttGAAGATTAAAAACAGTAAACGCTTAATTTAAGACTCAAATTTCTATTAAAATCCAGGgcaaaaaaaattggtatctacacatttaaaaaaaaaaaaaaaaactacttttcaTTTATCGAAAGGATGACAAGGTTTGGTACAACTTAGTTAAAAACAGATATTAAGAatacaaccaaaaataaataaataaaaccacaTAACACCCAACTATACATATAACAGTTAGTAATTCGTTGGCTTtgataatttttgaattttgaaagacTAACACCAGTAGTGGTGTCAGAGCTTGGTTGATTTAGTGGATGATTTTGTGTGTGAATTAAGATGGATGAGAAATGTTTGCTTTGATTAAAGTGGAGCAATTCCAAGTGGAACGAAAACTACTTGATTAATGTGGAGCTATCCCAAGAGAAAAGAAGATAGCTGAAGACAATTAATGGAATTTGAGTCAAGATAGAGATTGTTGGGAAATTATCTCAAATTCCAATTGTAACTTGAAAagtcaattagatttctttgaTAAAGAAGGAAAATTAATTTGGGTTTCCTTGGTGTGGAGGGAAAGACAATTCCTTAGTGAGGAATGAAAGTCTATTACttgttaaaaaagtaatgtatTGCTTGTTCTAGAGGGAATAGGAAAAACGTATTACAAATAGACAATGCTACAAATAATTTGATGGCTTTAGCCCAAGAGTCCTTCGTATGGGGAGAGGGAAAATAGAGCGTGAcaccaagagagagaaaaaaaaaatcacttgagAGGTAACACAAGGAGAGAGACAACAAGCACACAAATCAAGGGGAATTCGTGAGGCTTTGTTTGATGTTGAATAGAGAAGAAAGTTAAAGAGGAGAGAGCAAAGTATTGCTGCCTTCAAGAAGATAGCCAATGAGAGCTATgtggaaaagagaaagaagaagaaaataaagttaAAGAGGAGATAGCAAAGTGTTGTTGCCTTCTAGATAAATGATTAGTGTGTGTAAGAGCAAAAAAGGTTTTTCTTTGGCTGTGAGACACAAagagagtgtgtgtgagagcaaagaaaaaaaaaagagttttttctttaaatatgaAACATATATTAGagatattgtaattgatttgataatagtgaaattgattttgagtttGTCCCATGATTTTTCtcttcaaggaataagagtTTTCCATGTAAATATTTATGTTCTTGTATGTGattgttatttaaattaataatattggtgataatattatttggaatACATAAACAAGAGTTGCTCCTGCTTGAACCAAGCAGTCTCATTTTCCATATCAATGTTTATGGATCGGAGATTGAGCATTTCATGGACAGGAAAATTTTTCGTGGTTCATTCCTTTCACAAACAATACAAGTTATCATGTTACGTATTTAAGATAATACtgaatttgattaatttattttgttatcaGACTTTACCGAACTTGAGTTACGTACTGAactcaacttttttattttagtttaattcGTTAATTTGCTGAATAAGATCAAGGGTAGGGTTATAAAGTAATCAAGCAAATTTGAAAACtaagttcttttattttgttatcaAACTTTACCGAACTTTAGTTATTAATGAACTGAACCTTTTTGCTCAAGTTTAATTCGTTAATGTTCTGAATAAGATTAAATTTATGCCATTACAAACTTGTTTTtaattacttatttattattatttttttttttatacaagttggaaattctactttaacttaatctaagtatatatgtgtgtgaaaatCCCTCTTGGAAACTTGAACCCCGACTCTTGCCCCCCATACCCCCACAAAAACTTAGTACTTATTACAAACCTTGTTGATTTGGTTAAATaactttatctggtatgtcaaaaacataaatttctatctttatttACGCGTATAATatgtaattataaaatttactaattaatttatttacacTTTGAGAGCAATAATTTCTAtatgaaatgataaaaaaattatatcttttacAAAGTTGACTTTATAGTTGTAGTGTATCAATCAACTCAAATGGGTTAGATATAATCCGGGTGttcataatatattaaaattggACCACTTATGCAATTTGACCTCTAACTTGAGCAAGATTATCTTTATAGGTTCATTGCAATACCATTTATTGAATTTGGAGTATTATGAATATATGATATTTCATAATGAGGTTAATGTTAGACTTTTtaataaagatagtttttcaagttttagcTAAGATCGTAATCCATTAGATTTAAACAACTAGTAAGATGTGTAATATGCATAAAAGATAATTGAAAGGCTGTGTGGAATAAAATGTGAGATTGATGAAAATCTATCAACCATCATATATATAGTGACCCCCAAAAGTACTTGGAAGTCCTGTCTCCTGTAGATAGCCCGGTTTGAAGATCTATAAGAGCAGAGGGAAGGTTGGTTCTAGCGCTCAAATATTAGATTAGAATGTTTCAAATGCGGAGGAGCTATTGGGACATTTCTTAACTAGTCTAAGTTAAATTAAgtcttgtttattttttaaattatttttggatcGGTTTTAGTTAAGTAAGGGCAATTTGTTAAgtttcatattttttgaatGGATTGTTCTTGGCTATACAAGGGATGAACTACCCAttttataaacatatttttagACTTAAACATGTTAAATATAAACTTGTAACAAAtgaaagaagttaaaaaatatatatcttattTTCATTCTATGTGCACATTTTTTTCTACTAAGCTATACAtgcacataaaataaaaaatgtggaTTAAAACAACTAGTGAGATTTGTAATAtgcataaaagaaaattcaaaggcTACATTAGTTTTTAAGGCTATACTTAAAACAAACAGGTTATTCTTCTTGGGAAAAtagaataatttatatttatacatatatctTTCTTTCATCCTACATAGTGTCCGTTTGGtgaaaagttttattttatcttatttttttgctttttattgtaggttttattttattttatttattataaaaaataaaatgactaacagtttttgaaaataagtcAACTTTTATCTTTTCGACACATATTGAGCATAAGTtaccaaaaattatatcttttatatcatattttgtaaataagcTACCGAAACTATGTATATCAAATAGACACAGTTATGAAAGTAATACTTTCTCTTTTGATTAAATAATGATATTATAGATACCCCACTTTTCCCACAAGATTCTTtgattaaactaaaaaaataaaaaataaaaaaaataaaagctagaAAAGTTAATTGGCCACACTGACCAAGGTTAATAGCCATAGTGAAAATTTGCCAAATTGATTGAAAACCATTTTATCAAAAGATATGAAATTTGACCAAGTTAGATTGAGTTCAACCCAATCAAACATGTGAACAACTCAAGTCTCTTTTTATGGGTTTATTTGgcctatatatgtatatgtgagAGTGTTTACCTTGATTCGCTTGAACTACTTGTACTAGTGGGATTGTGAGCATGTGTGTGCTGGAGGTGTAATGTGCGGAGTTGCTACTAATCattggaattttttaaaatgtgatcGGTCACCTAAGTTTTGTGATTTAATGTAAATTCTAGTTCTAATGGTCTTAGAATCTTCTAACCTAGATTATGTCAAATCGTGTCATGAAGTAGAAACACAGATTTAGGAATCCAGATATGcatgagaaggtgttaggcacttCCTAATGTTGACCATAATTGAtacctaatttttattattactttctaATATTTTGCTATGCAATAAAAAGGGGATAATTGGCTTGTATTGGGGGCATGTCACATATGTTCAATGATGTCGTGCATACTCCAAGATTGATACATGAGGAGTGATATTAAAGGTTTCGGTCCAGAGAAAGGCAAGAtagtttttgatttgaaaattctaaCACCAAGATGCACTCAAAATATTGTTGAAGCTCGAACGGGTTGTGTCGACCTTAACATCACATGTTTATTAAACATGTTATGCAAGTCATATCTTGCACACCTACttgatgaaaatgttgtgaaaaggTTGAGAGATCCCGACATAATTAATAAATGCATCTTGTTTATATTGACATATATAGTTGAATACTCATGAGTCGACAAGATACAAACATGACATGTGAACAAAAATTTCCTTctgtaaagagagagagagagagacatgaaTACCTTGGAAGGGAACATGCTTGGGTTTCTAAAGAGGTACGAAATATGTTCAATTCAAGATCCATGATTGTGTGGTATAATGATtgttaataagaaaatatttttaattgatattttttccACAAACTCAATTTAGTAAGTAATAGAGAATATCATTTtagatagaatagaatagaggaaaataataaatatagttGACCTTAACTAATTTATTGAGGATCCATAGTTGATCCCAAAGATTTGGAACTAAagctttatttttgttgttgttgtattgtTTTGGCAAACTAACAATAATCACCAACAAATGGTAGAGCATTATTAAGTTTTGATCCCTTCTTTTTCTACTTGTAATTCGGAAGAGGTGGAATACTTTGCTcatttttgaagaaattatttGGGTCTACCATGGTTTTCACACGAACCAATCTCTCGAAATTACCCTTGAAATACGTAACTCCATAAACTTTAGCTTTATCAAAGCTTGTATAATTATCTGAATTGGCACCAACGTCAAGGTCCCTGTAGCAGAAGAATGCCTCCCTTGGAGACTTGGAGACATATGGAGTCATCGCATCATGTAAGGcttttgataaatttaaatttttgttggtGACGTCAATTCCGTCCTCCAGCCAGTTGAAACCGTACtgaatcaaaaataaatttccaGCTCGATGTGGGAATGGAGTCTCTGATTCAGAAATCTCTTGCATTCTTCCCCCATAGGGATTCCATTGCATCCATCCAATCCCTCCATGGATCATTAGCTTCCATATGGATTCCAACACTTCCTTTGGAATGACTTCTTTTACATAGTCAGACCTACCCTTGTAATATATCACAGGCTGCTTTGGCCTTTCTAGTAAAACATTTATGGATGTTCCAATAGGATGGTCAGCCCAGAAAACTGTAGATTCCACCCAACTCATCTCATTGCACTCATTTTGTTGTAGGCCTAGTTGTGGAAAGCTCTCATTCAACAGCGAAAGTAGTCCCTGTGTTTGCCCGAGGAAGAGGCCAATAAATGCAATTACTACTGTCTTCTTGCCCCCTTGGGAGTCTTGGCTTGCATTGAACACTTGGGGCATCACTCTTATGAATAAGTCTTCAGGTAGTTTGTGACCAACATGTTGCCACTGATAAGCAATATCCGTTGCACCTTGTTCCAGGGTCCTATAAGCATGGAACACTGTCACGATAGGCGGAACACGAAGCAACTTGATCTTCCATGAAAGAATAACCCCAAAGCTTGCTCCGCCACCTCCTCTAATGGCCCAAAACAGATCTTCCCCCATAGACTTTCTATCAAGGATTATACCGTTGACATTGACAATTTGTGCATCAATGACATTATCCACTGAAAGACCATATTTTCTCATCATGTTTCCATACCCACCTCCGGAAAAGTGCCCACCCGTGCCAACGCTATGACACGCCGCAGCAGAGAATCCATGTTCCTTGCTTTTCTCAGCGATTCTGTAATAAACTTCGCCAACCGTTGCACCAGCCTGAACCCAGGCGGTCTCATCTTCCAAACTTATATTGATGGATCTTAGATTGAACATGTCAAGAATAACAAAGGGCACATATGAGACGTATGAAAGGCCCTCATAGTCATGGCCACCACTTCGTATTCTAATCTGCAAGCCTTGATTCTTTGCACATAGAACCGTTCCTTGGACATGGGATTCATGCATGGCTGTTACAATTGCCAAAGGTTTTGGGGTTGTAGGTGTTGTAAATCTTTTGTTTCTTATATACGACAACAAAACAGATGGGAAAGAGGAATTTTTGGGAGTGTAAATGGCTTCAAAGATTGGGTTGGCAGGCTGCGAATAGTTTGAAAGACACTGGATGAAATTGTCAGTAGCTGGACTTGAGGTTGCACATGAAACTAAAAGCACAAGGGCAGAGAAAATTATGAGTAGCGTAGAGCTTGAAAGCTTCATCTTTTGAggactcttttttcttctctggaTTGCTCGCTTGTAAATGATTCAGTGTATTTATAAGGAAAGTCAATAACATGCTTAATATATAGCAAgttcaataataaatatataaatatatatatatatatatatatatatgaaatttgatatttatgatatttattaatagacatttacttagattatgtttgtatataaaatattaaatatgaaattaataattatgatatttATTAATAGGTATTTATGACTGTATTTTTATATAGAACTATTAAGtatataattatgataattaatAATTGCATTTATtaccttattaaaaaaattaatagggatttattatgattttactTTACATagaactattttttaaaatgataagacttaggtacaatacttaggtGCTATTTCTTAGGTTTCCCtttaaaattatgatatatggattttttctcatgagatgaaagtgtaatttttaattaagtagtcaCATGGTTAAATTTTAAGAAGGAAACTTAAGAAACAGTACCTAAGTtactgtacttaagttttgtcattctttaaaaattatatcgaactatttaaatataattatggTTATTAATGATaggtatttattatgaatatgtatgtatgtaaaaGTAAAACTATCTATTACTCCCTCCATCTCAGCTTGTTTGtcttctattccattttgggataccccaaaatattgtcctatttctaaaaataaaagttattaatttactaatgttcctattatacctctaatttattttcagaactatttgaaaagaaaactaacaaatattaaaaaaataaatctaattgGGGCACAtttttagttgcctcattaagaataactctttaaaaaaaaaaagttaataaatttatttaagggtagttttgtaaacttatacatttttataagatagacaagataataaatgatgttctcttaaaaagtttgacttttcaaacaaattaaaaaaaaattgggacgGGGGGAgtatatcatttaaaaaaataatattgaaaagattttaattgaGACAAATAGGAATATGCGGTACTCATACAATACGGTAAGTATAGGGATGGCTATAGTTTagcattttttaatatacagACCTGCTCCCTTAGCGTGGAGATTTCCCCTTCCTTGTCCTGGAGCACTTTTCTTAGCTCGTCAGCCTGGCTCTTCAACTCTTCTAGTGCTTTCTTGGTCATGGTCAGCTTTTTAACTTGTACTTCTTTCCAAGTCTTAAGCTCGTTTAGCTCCATCATGATAGCCTCAGCCTTCTCCTTCAAACAATTCACCCACTTCTCTCGGTCCAAGCAATGGTCCATTAAACcctttgtaaggttgaatttattcaatcatgtgttggctttattccatgccaaattttcttgtgttttacCAATTAGATATCCTGTATTTAGATGGGAATTATGTGAGGGtcgtgtgtgagagagtgtaaagaaaactcaagatgtgTGCAATCAAAGGAGTCTTGTGACTGGATCTTGCGATTGGCAAGTCGCCAAAGTGGCACACGTATGAAGCATGTAGGGAACTAAAGGACCAAAataactggagcactacaggacaaaaatatACAGTCTGGCCAGGCAGTTAGCTCACTACTCAAACTCGCAACTCGTTCTTGTCACGAGGCTGAGTCGCTAGAATGCCCTGTTTGGatgaaaactgacttttcacattccttacatacactactataaatactctgtaaggttgaaattttatcaaccatcttgttggttttattctatgccaaatttgcttgtattttagcaattagtaaccttgtatttaggtgggaatcatgtaagggtagtgtatgagagagtgtgaaaaaatgctcaagattgtgcaaagaagcagggactcgcgggtggctcgcgactTGCAAGTtgccaaaagttgaagcgtcatgccagctgttacactacaggacaaaagtcttaggctggccaggccgttaACTCGTGACTTGAACTTGCGACTCAGTTCAgttgcgaggccaagtcgccagaccaccctattttggaaaaactgactcttcgcattcctttctcaccctactatatatagacccttatactcacaaaatatagagagcttccagagagaattttgagagagaaaccctagagaaaaataagattgactcatccccaatcttcacatagagactcttcaaattcctcgactctcttcctttccattgttacatacttgagaggtacattatcaaaacattttctcaccatactcatacttgtgagaaggccatttggtgctttgggaagcaattaagaagggaccaatttcatattggttgatgctatggtcaagtagcggaatctggtaagctaaagaagaaataggttcggcgtaatcttgttagagtaggagcttggagggcttaggcacactgggtagattaaccttggagggtcttctgctgttcatgtatcccaactacattctttagtggattatttactgcTTAGAGGGCaacgaagaggttttacgctgagggcttcgatTTCATCTTctataacacatcgtgtgttgtccttgtgtttgcatctctcttcccttaatctttgccatttaatttctgttgtgatgtgattttatttggtttagattatttatcaattctgtattaagcttatgttcatattccgcacattaattgtttgatattaaggttgaattggtaatttgtaaattgggggtctaaacgttcatagtgatttatacactaattgaactttcaattggtatcagagcaggttcacttatattggtttcattacctgagtgtgatccttgaccccattttgagatggaccggtctcaatccttaaatgcacctccatattttgatggtagcaactaTGCATTTTGGAAGGTGCGGATGTTTTGTGTTCTATAGATGAGGCTGTTTGGGATGCCGTTGAAATAGGTTGGACAAAGCCGAAGGCAGCCAAATCCatatgggataaggcagccctcGCAGCGTCAAATGCTAATAGCAAAGCACTTAAagcaattttttgtggtgtgtcccCAGATGAGTTCCATCGGATTTCTCATATCACTGTTACCAAGAAAGCATGGTAGATTTTGGAGAACACTTATGATGGTACAAAGAAAGTTAAGGACACAAAGCTACAGATGCTGACTACCCAGTTTAAGGAGCTCAGGATGAgcgaggatgagtcctttgactctttctatagtaagctaaatgaagtggtcatcggcaagtttaacttgggagagaaaacggaggactcgaaaGTTGTACGAAAAATTCTTCGTTCATTGCCGGAGAGCTTCCGTGCAAAGGTGATTGCAATTAAGGAGAGCAAGGACCTTAATGAAATCAAAATCCAAGAGCTGATTGGTTCTCTCCAAACGTATGAGCTTTcattaccaaatcaaagaaagagcaaatcacTTGCTCTTAAGACAATAAATGAAAGGGTAGAAGCTCAAGATTCATCGGATGAGGATGTAGTCGAAAAGGATGTTGCctaccttgcaaagaatttttgcaaatttctaaagttcaagaACAGTGAGAAATTTGGTGATCAAGGGATATTCATGAGTTTcggaaaggagaagaaggacTTCAAAAGGAGAGAAGGGAATGAGTCCCAATCTACTCAaggagtcacttgttttgagtgtAATGGACATGGtcatttcaaaaaggaatgtcctaattacTTGAGATCGAAGGGCAAGGCGTATGCCACTACTCTCAGTGACTCAGATTCCTCCACCTTTGATTCAGAGGAAAGCTGTGATAAAGAAGGGAATTTCTCAGCATTCATGATTGTTGCTTATGTTGAGTCTTTggaggacttgaatttgcttatggaagagcttggggagcatagtgatgaggaatccatgggaattgtagaagaataagatgctgaagaagatgaagatacagTTGGTCTTCAAGAGAACTACAATTCACTCCTTGAGAAGTCAGGAGAATATGCAAGGGTGGCTAAGGcagctgtgaaaaagatgaagaaaactgaggaggactataaaagtctcctagtGAGATATAAGGAGGTCAAATATGAGATAGAGACGCTAAATGGTGAGCTAACTGAA encodes:
- the LOC115988610 gene encoding berberine bridge enzyme-like 4, which produces MKLSSSTLLIIFSALVLLVSCATSSPATDNFIQCLSNYSQPANPIFEAIYTPKNSSFPSVLLSYIRNKRFTTPTTPKPLAIVTAMHESHVQGTVLCAKNQGLQIRIRSGGHDYEGLSYVSYVPFVILDMFNLRSINISLEDETAWVQAGATVGEVYYRIAEKSKEHGFSAAACHSVGTGGHFSGGGYGNMMRKYGLSVDNVIDAQIVNVNGIILDRKSMGEDLFWAIRGGGGASFGVILSWKIKLLRVPPIVTVFHAYRTLEQGATDIAYQWQHVGHKLPEDLFIRVMPQVFNASQDSQGGKKTVVIAFIGLFLGQTQGLLSLLNESFPQLGLQQNECNEMSWVESTVFWADHPIGTSINVLLERPKQPVIYYKGRSDYVKEVIPKEVLESIWKLMIHGGIGWMQWNPYGGRMQEISESETPFPHRAGNLFLIQYGFNWLEDGIDVTNKNLNLSKALHDAMTPYVSKSPREAFFCYRDLDVGANSDNYTSFDKAKVYGVTYFKGNFERLVRVKTMVDPNNFFKNEQSIPPLPNYK